A genomic segment from Pseudorca crassidens isolate mPseCra1 chromosome 6, mPseCra1.hap1, whole genome shotgun sequence encodes:
- the LOC137226192 gene encoding tubulin alpha-4A chain, whose amino-acid sequence MRECISVHVGQAGVQMGNACWELYCLEHGIQPDGQMPSDKTIGGGDDSFTTFFCETGAGKHVPRAVFVDLEPTVIDEIRNGPYRQLFHPEQLITGKEDAANNYARGHYTIGKEIIDPVLDRIRKLSDQCTGLQGFLVFHSFGGGTGSGFTSLLMERLSVDYGKKSKLEFSIYPAPQVSTAVVEPYNSILTTHTTLEHSDCAFMVDNEAIYDICRRNLDIERPTYTNLNRLISQIVSSITASLRFDGALNVDLTEFQTNLVPYPRIHFPLATYAPVISAEKAYHEQLSVAEITNACFEPANQMVKCDPRHGKYMACCLLYRGDVVPKDVNAAIAAIKTKRSIQFVDWCPTGFKVGINYQPPTVVPGGDLAKVQRAVCMLSNTTAIAEAWARLDHKFDLMYAKRAFVHWYVGEGMEEGEFSEAREDMAALEKDYEEVGIDSYEDEDEGEE is encoded by the exons ATG CGTGAATGCATCTCTGTCCATGTGGGGCAGGCAGGTGTTCAGATGGGCAATGCCTGCTGGGAGCTCTACTGTCTGGAACATGGGATTCAGCCAGATGGGCAGATGCCCAGTGACAAGACCATTGGTGGAGGGGACGACTCCTTCACCACCTTCTTCTGTGAAACCGGCGCTGGAAAGCATGTGCCCCGGGCAGTTTTTGTGGATTTGGAGCCCACCGTAATCg ATGAGATCCGAAATGGCCCATACCGACAGCTCTTCCACCCCGAGCAGCTCATCACTGGGAAAGAGGATGCTGCTAACAACTACGCTCGTGGTCACTACACCATTGGCAAGGAAATCATTGACCCTGTACTGGACCGAATCCGCAAGCTG TCTGATCAGTGCACAGGACTTCAGGGCTTCCTGGTGTTCCACAGCTTTGGAGGGGGCACTGGCTCTGGCTTCACCTCCCTCCTGATGGAGCGGCTCTCTGTTGACTATGGCAAGAAATCCAAGCTGGAGTTCTCCATCTACCCAGCCCCGCAGGTGTCCACAGCCGTGGTGGAGCCCTATAACTCCATCCTGACCACCCACACCACCCTGGAGCACTCAGACTGTGCCTTCATGGTGGACAACGAAGCCATCTACGACATCTGCCGCCGCAACCTAGACATCGAGCGCCCGACTTACACCAACCTCAACCGCCTCATCAGCCAAATCGTCTCCTCCATCACGGCCTCCCTGCGCTTCGACGGCGCCCTCAACGTGGACCTGACGGAGTTCCAGACCAACCTGGTGCCCTACCCTCGCATCCACTTCCCCCTGGCCACCTATGCGCCAGTCATCTCTGCAGAGAAAGCCTACCACGAGCAGCTGTCGGTGGCAGAGATCACCAATGCCTGCTTCGAGCCTGCCAACCAGATGGTGAAGTGTGATCCCCGTCACGGCAAGTACATGGCCTGCTGCCTGCTGTACCGTGGAGACGTGGTGCCCAAGGATGTCAACGCCGCCATCGCTGCCATCAAGACCAAGCGCAGTATTCAGTTCGTGGACTGGTGCCCCACGGGCTTCAAGGTTGGCATCAACTACCAGCCCCCCACTGTGGTGCCCGGGGGTGATCTGGCCAAGGTGCAGCGTGCCGTGTGCATGCTGAGCAACACGACCGCCATCGCTGAGGCCTGGGCCCGCCTGGACCACAAGTTCGACCTGATGTATGCCAAGAGGGCGTTTGTGCACTGGTACGTGGGCGAGGGCATGGAGGAGGGTGAGTTCTCCGAGGCCCGGGAGGATATGGCTGCCCTGGAGAAGGATTACGAGGAAGTAGGCATCGACTCCTATGAGGACGAGGATGAGGGAGAAGAATAG
- the STK16 gene encoding serine/threonine-protein kinase 16 isoform X1, with product MGHALCVCSRGTVIIDNKRYLFIQKLGEGGFSYVDLVEGLHDGQFYALKRILCHEQQDREEAQREADMHRLFHHPNILRLVAYCLRERGTKHEAWLLLPFFKRGTLWDEIEQLKDKGNFLTEEQILQLLLSICRGLEAIHAKGYAHRDLKPTNILLGDEGQPVLMDLGSMSQACIHVEGSRQALTLQDWAAQRCTISYRAPELFSVQSHCVIDERTDVWSLGCVLYAMMFGEGPYDMVFQKGDSVALAVQNQLSIPQSPRHSSALRQLLTLMMTVDPQQRPHVPFLLSQLEALQPPAQSQHTTQI from the exons ATGGGCCACGCGCTTTGTGTCTGCTCTCGGGGAACTGTCATCATTGACAATAAGCGCTACCTCTTCATCCAGaaactgggggaggg TGGGTTCAGCTATGTGGACCTAGTGGAGGGGTTACATGATGGACAGTTCTACGCCCTGAAGCGAATCCTGTGTCATGAGCAGCAGGACCGGGAGGAGGCACAACGAGAAGCAGACATGCATCGCCTCTTCCATCACCCCAACATCCTTCGCCTTGTGGCTTATTGTCTGAGGGAGCGAGGCACTAAACATGAGGCCTGGCTGCTGCTACCCTTCTTCAAG AGAGGTACGCTATGGGACGAGATAGAACAGCTGAAGGACAAAGGCAACTTCTTGACTGAAGAGCAAATCCTTCAGCTGCTGCTGAGTATCTGCAGAGGACTGGAGGCTATTCATGCCAAGGGTTATGCCCACAG GGACCTGAAACCCACCAATATCTTGCTTGGAGATGAGGGGCAGCCAGTTTTAATGGACTTGGGTTCCATGAGTCAAGCATGCATCCACGTGGAGGGCTCCCGCCAGGCTCTGACCCTCCAG GACTGGGCAGCCCAGCGGTGCACCATCTCCTACCGGGCCCCGGAGCTCTTTTCCGTGCAGAGCCACTGTGTCATCGATGAGCGGACTGATGTCTGG TCCCTAGGCTGTGTGCTATATGCCATGATGTTTGGGGAAGGCCCTTATGACATGGTGTTCCAGAAGGGTGACAGTGTGGCCCTTGCTGTGCAGAACCAACTAAGCATCCCGCAGAGCCCCAG GCATTCTTCAGCCTTGCGGCAGCTGCTAACCTTAATGATGACTGTGGACCCGCAGCAGCGCCCTCATGTTCCTTTCCTCCTGAGTCAGTTGGAGGCACTGCAGCCCCCAGCTCAGAGCCAGCACACTACCCAAATCTGA
- the STK16 gene encoding serine/threonine-protein kinase 16 isoform X2, with product MGHALCVCSRGTVIIDNKRYLFIQKLGEGGFSYVDLVEGLHDGQFYALKRILCHEQQDREEAQREADMHRLFHHPNILRLVAYCLRERGTKHEAWLLLPFFKRGTLWDEIEQLKDKGNFLTEEQILQLLLSICRGLEAIHAKGYAHRDLKPTNILLGDEGQPVLMDLGSMSQACIHVEGSRQALTLQSLGCVLYAMMFGEGPYDMVFQKGDSVALAVQNQLSIPQSPRHSSALRQLLTLMMTVDPQQRPHVPFLLSQLEALQPPAQSQHTTQI from the exons ATGGGCCACGCGCTTTGTGTCTGCTCTCGGGGAACTGTCATCATTGACAATAAGCGCTACCTCTTCATCCAGaaactgggggaggg TGGGTTCAGCTATGTGGACCTAGTGGAGGGGTTACATGATGGACAGTTCTACGCCCTGAAGCGAATCCTGTGTCATGAGCAGCAGGACCGGGAGGAGGCACAACGAGAAGCAGACATGCATCGCCTCTTCCATCACCCCAACATCCTTCGCCTTGTGGCTTATTGTCTGAGGGAGCGAGGCACTAAACATGAGGCCTGGCTGCTGCTACCCTTCTTCAAG AGAGGTACGCTATGGGACGAGATAGAACAGCTGAAGGACAAAGGCAACTTCTTGACTGAAGAGCAAATCCTTCAGCTGCTGCTGAGTATCTGCAGAGGACTGGAGGCTATTCATGCCAAGGGTTATGCCCACAG GGACCTGAAACCCACCAATATCTTGCTTGGAGATGAGGGGCAGCCAGTTTTAATGGACTTGGGTTCCATGAGTCAAGCATGCATCCACGTGGAGGGCTCCCGCCAGGCTCTGACCCTCCAG TCCCTAGGCTGTGTGCTATATGCCATGATGTTTGGGGAAGGCCCTTATGACATGGTGTTCCAGAAGGGTGACAGTGTGGCCCTTGCTGTGCAGAACCAACTAAGCATCCCGCAGAGCCCCAG GCATTCTTCAGCCTTGCGGCAGCTGCTAACCTTAATGATGACTGTGGACCCGCAGCAGCGCCCTCATGTTCCTTTCCTCCTGAGTCAGTTGGAGGCACTGCAGCCCCCAGCTCAGAGCCAGCACACTACCCAAATCTGA
- the GLB1L gene encoding beta-galactosidase-1-like protein, which produces MAPQKLLCLPSLLLLLLTRLLPQADTRSFVVDRDHDRFLLDGAPFRYVSGSLHYFRVPRVLWADRLFKMRMSGLNAVQFYVPWNYHEPEPGVYNFNASRDLFAFLKEATLANLLVILRPGPYICAEWEMGGLPAWLLRKPKIRLRTSDPDFLAAVDSWFKVLLPKIHPWLYHNGGNIISIQVENEYGSYGACDMSYMRHLAGLFRALLGDKILLFTTDGPEGLKCGSLQGLYTTIDFGPADNMTKIFALLRKYEPRGPLVNSEYYTGWLDYWGQNHSTRSVPAVTKGLENMLKLGASVNMYMFHGGTNFGYWNGADEKGRFLPITTSYDYDAPISEAGDPTPKLFAIRNVISKFQEVPLGPLPPPSPKMKLGPLSLHLDGNLLAFLDFLCPQGPIHSILPMTFEAVNQDHGYMLYRTYLIHTVSEPAQFWVPNNGVHDRAYVMVDGVFQGVLERNMKHNLFLTGKKGAKLDVLLENMGRLSFGSNSSDFKGLLEPPILGQTVLTQWLMFPLKVDNLVKWRFPNQLLKSSHPQTPSGPTFYSTTFPILDSGGDTFLFLPGWTKGQVWINGFNLGRYWTKRGPQQTLYVPRPLLFPRGALNKITLLELENVPLRPQIQFLDRPILNATVHKTHICSLSAESASEPMELSGH; this is translated from the exons ATGGCTCCCCAGAAGctgctctgccttccctccctgctGCTGCTACTCCTGACGCGGCTGCTGCCCCAG GCAGACACTCGGTCGTTTGTAGTGGATCGGGATCATGACAGATTCCTCCTGGACGGGGCCCCGTTCCGCTACGTGTCTGGCAGCCTGCACTACTTTCGGGTACCACGGGTGCTTTGGGCAGACCGGCTTTTCAAGATGCGAATGAGTGGCCTCAACGCCGTACAGTT TTATGTGCCCTGGAACTACCACGAGCCAGAGCCTGGGGTCTATAACTTTAATGCCAGCCGTGACCTCTTTGCATTTCTGAAAGAGGCAACTTTAGCAAACCTGTTGGTCATACTGAGACCAGGACCTTACATCTGTGCAGAGTGGGAGATG GGGGGTCTCCCAGCCTGGTTGCTTCGAAAACCTAAAATTCGTCTGAGAACTTCAGATCCAG ACTTCCTTGCCGCAGTGGACTCCTGGTTCAAGGTCTTGCTGCCCAAGATACATCCATGGCTCTACCACAATGGGGGCAACATCATTAGCATTCAG GTGGAGAATGAATACGGTAGCTACGGGGCCTGCGACATGAGCTACATGAGACACCTGGCTGGGCTCTTCCGTGCACTGCTTGGAGACAAGATCTTGCTCTTCACCACAGATGGCCCTGAAGGCCTCAAATGTGGCTCCCTCCAGGGACTCTATACCACTATAGATTTTGGCCCAG CTGACAACATGACCAAAATCTTTGCCCTACTTCGGAAGTATGAACCCCGTGGGCCATTG GTGAACTCTGAGTACTACACAGGCTGGCTGGATTACTGGGGCCAGAATCACTCCACACGCTCCGTACCAGCTGTAACCAAAGGACTAGAGAACATGCTGAAGTTGGGAGCCAGTGTGAACAT GTACATGTTCCATGGAGGTACCAACTTTGGATACTGGAATG GTGCTGATGAGAAGGGACGCTTTCTTCCAATTACTACCAGCTACGACTACGATGCACCCATATCTGAAGCAGGGGACCCCACACCTAAGCTTTTTGCTATTCGAAATGTCATCAGCAAG TTCCAGGAAGTTCCCTTGGGACCTttacctccccccagccccaagaTGAAGCTTGGACCTTTGAGCCTACACCTG GATGGGAATTTGCTGGCTTTCCTAGACTTCCTATGTCCCCAAGGGCCCATCCATTCAATCCTGCCAATGACCTTTGAGGCTGTCAACCAG GACCATGGGTATATGTTGTACCGGACCTATCTGATCCATACTGTTTCTGAGCCAGCACAATTCTGGGTGCCAAACAATGGAGTCCATGACCGTGCCTACGTGATGGTGGATGGG GTGTTTCAGGGTGTTTTGGAACGAAACATGAAACACAACCTATTTTTGACGGGGAAAAAGGGGGCCAAACTGGATGTCTTGCTGGAGAACATGGGGAGGCTCAGTTTCGGGTCTAACAGCAGTGACTTCAAG GGCCTATTGGAGCCACCAATTCTGGGGCAAACGGTCCTTACCCAGTGGCTGATGTTCCCTCTGAAAGTTGATAATCTTGTAAAGTGGCGGTTTCCCAACCAGTTGCTGAAAAGCTCACATCCTCAAACTCCCTCTGGCCCCACCTTCTACTCTACAACCTTCCCAATTTTAGACTCAGGCGGGGACACATTTCTCTTTCTACCTGGATGGACCAAG ggtCAAGTCTGGATCAATGGGTTTAACCTGGGCCGCTACTGGACAAAGAGGGGGCCACAACAGACCCTCTACGTGCCAAGACCCCTGCTGTTTCCTAGGGGAGCCCTCAACAAAATCACATTGCTGGAGCTAGAAAATGTGCCTCTTCGGCCCCAAATCCAATTCCTGGATAGGCCTATCCTCAATGCCACTGTGCATAAGACACACATCTGTTCCCTCTCAGCTGAAAGTGCCTCTGAACCAATGGAGTTAAGTGGGCACTGA